The Gemella haemolysans genome includes a region encoding these proteins:
- a CDS encoding ABC transporter permease, whose product MRILTISKRVFKEFFRDKRTLAMMFVAPIFIMWLISIVFSANTNSEITVASVNTPQSVVSVMKDIDNVYLQEYQSKEVAEEKLKNNEIDTVISYDNNTYTVTHANIDSTKTMQAQQVLKSSIKASEVKNLVEVVKKVNPKLGESKQEPEVKEYYNYGNADSTFFNKVAPTLIGYILFFFVFLISGMALLKERTSGTLDRLLATPVKRSEVVLGYVLSYSSLAVIQTIIVTLSSIYLLNIEVAGNPFYVIIVNVLLAMVALTLGLLISTIAKSEFQIMQFVPVIIIPQMFFSGIVSVESMGKIAVYISKILPVTYASDGLSKIILEGKNLLAIKTDIVVLLALCILLIILNILGLKRYRKV is encoded by the coding sequence ATGAGAATTTTAACTATTTCAAAAAGAGTTTTTAAAGAGTTTTTTAGAGATAAAAGAACTTTGGCAATGATGTTCGTTGCTCCTATTTTTATAATGTGGTTAATCAGCATAGTCTTTTCAGCAAATACAAATTCTGAAATTACTGTAGCTTCTGTAAATACTCCTCAAAGTGTCGTATCTGTAATGAAAGATATCGACAACGTTTATCTACAGGAATATCAATCAAAAGAAGTTGCTGAAGAAAAATTAAAAAATAATGAAATTGATACTGTAATTTCTTACGATAACAATACTTATACAGTAACTCATGCTAACATAGATTCTACTAAAACTATGCAAGCTCAACAAGTTTTAAAAAGTTCTATAAAAGCATCAGAAGTAAAAAACTTGGTAGAAGTTGTTAAAAAAGTAAATCCTAAATTAGGTGAAAGCAAACAAGAACCTGAAGTTAAAGAATATTATAACTACGGTAATGCAGATTCAACATTTTTCAATAAAGTTGCACCTACTTTAATCGGCTATATCCTATTCTTCTTCGTGTTTCTAATATCTGGTATGGCTCTACTAAAAGAACGTACTAGCGGAACTCTAGATAGACTTTTAGCTACTCCTGTAAAAAGAAGTGAAGTTGTCCTAGGATATGTGCTATCTTATAGCTCATTAGCTGTAATTCAAACTATTATCGTCACTTTATCATCTATATATTTATTAAATATTGAAGTTGCTGGAAATCCATTTTATGTTATAATAGTTAATGTATTACTAGCAATGGTTGCCTTAACATTAGGTTTACTAATCTCTACAATTGCAAAATCAGAATTCCAAATTATGCAGTTCGTTCCAGTAATAATCATTCCACAAATGTTCTTTTCAGGAATAGTATCTGTTGAAAGTATGGGGAAAATCGCCGTTTATATTAGTAAAATCCTACCTGTTACGTATGCTAGTGACGGTTTAAGCAAAATAATTTTAGAAGGTAAAAATCTTCTTGCAATTAAAACTGATATCGTTGTTCTACTTGCACTTTGCATCCTTCTAATAATACTTAATATTCTAGGCTTAAAACGATATAGAAAAGTTTAA